In the Theobroma cacao cultivar B97-61/B2 chromosome 1, Criollo_cocoa_genome_V2, whole genome shotgun sequence genome, one interval contains:
- the LOC18611187 gene encoding probable beta-1,4-xylosyltransferase IRX14, which yields MKLSALQQSYINRRSNSFRSSGPLDSSSDSAIKSPAAIFWLILHGLCCLISLVLGFRFSRLVFFFLFSTSSTNFYTSPFRSTAELAKTLDVHSVLSTNPVTNPDLLLLNKTATNSRVVVGRHGIRIRPWPHPNPIEVMKAHRIIQRVQKEQRLQFGVKDPRTVIVVTPTYVRTFQALHLTGVMHSLMLVPYDLVWIVVEAGGVSNETASLIAKSGLKTIHVGFNQRMLNSWDERNKLESKMRLRALRIIREKKLDGIVMFADDSNMHSMELFDEIQNVKWFGALSVGILANLVNTDEKTDKKKEEEENPRMPVQGPACNASNMLGGWHTFNTLPFAGKSAVYIDDRATVLPRKLEWSGFVLNSRLLWKDGGDKPEWIKDVDMLDGDIENPLGLIKDPSVVEPLGSCGRQVLLWWLRVEARADSKFPPRWIIDPPLEITVPSKRTPWPDAPPELPANEKPVMGIQEPIVKHSTKTRTSRSKRRSKRKHETRTDTQVSTRQSEQN from the exons atgaagcttTCTGCGTTGCAGCAGAGCTACATCAACCGTCGAAGCAACAGCTTCAGATCATCAGGACCGTTAGATTCATCTTCCGACAGCGCCATTAAGTCGCCAGCAGCCATTTTCTGGCTTATCCTCCATGGTCTCTGTTGCTTAATCAGCTTAGTCCTCGGATTCCGCTTTTCTCGCttggtctttttctttttgttctccACTTCCTCCACCAACTTCTACACGTCGCCGTTTCGCTCCACCGCCGAACTCGCCAAAACCCTAGATGTCCACTCCGTTCTGTCCACCAACCCAGTGACCAACCCCGACTTACTGTTGCTCAACAAGACGGCGACGAATTCGAGAGTGGTTGTGGGGCGGCACGGGATCCGGATCAGGCCATGGCCGCACCCGAACCCGATTGAGGTCATGAAGGCTCACCGGATCATACAAAGAGTTCAAAAAGAGCAGAGGCTACAATTCGGTGTGAAGGATCCCAGGACAGTTATCGTGGTGACGCCGACATATGTACGGACATTCCAAGCGCTGCATTTGACCGGTGTGATGCACTCGCTAATGCTGGTTCCATACGATCTGGTTTGGATCGTGGTGGAAGCCGGCGGGGTCAGCAACGAAACGGCATCGCTTATTGCGAAATCCGGTTTGAAAACTATCCACGTCGGATTCAATCAACGGATGCTGAATTCCTGGGACGAACGAAATAAATTGGAGTCCAAAATGCGCCTTCGTGCTTTAAG AATTATAAGAGAGAAGAAATTGGATGGAATTGTTATGTTTGCGGATGATAGTAATATGCATAGTATGGAACTTTTTGATGAGATCCAAAATGTCAAATGGTTCGGGGCGCTTTCAGTTGGAATACTAGCTAATTTGGTTAATACAGATGAGAAGACGGATAAGAAGAAGGAGGAAGAGGAGAATCCTAGAATGCCGGTTCAAGGTCCGGCTTGTAACGCGTCTAATATGTTGGGAGGATGGCATACTTTTAATACATTGCCCTTTGCAGGGAAAAGTGCTGTTTATATTGATGATCGAGCAACTGTGCTGCCTAGAAAGTTGGAGTGGTCAggttttgttttgaattctAGGTTGCTTTGGAAAGATGGTGGAGATAAGCCAGAATGGATTAAGGATGTTGATATGCTAGATGGGGATATTGAGAATCCATTGGGTTTAATTAAAGACCCTTCCGTGGTGGAGCCACTTGGAAGCTGTGGACGTCAAGTTTTGCTTTGGTGGCTTCGAGTGGAAGCTCGTGCTGATAGCAAATTTCCTCCCAG ATGGATAATTGACCCACCTTTGGAGATCACTGTCCCATCAAAACGCACTCCATGGCCAGATGCTCCCCCTGAACTCCCTGCTAATGAAAAACCAGTGATGGGCATCCAAGAGCCCATAGTGAAGCATAGTACAAAGACACGAACATCCAGATCAAAACGTCGAAGtaaaagaaagcatgaaacAAGAACAGATACACAGGTTTCCACAAGGCAGTCCGAACAAAACTAG